In a single window of the Thiohalophilus sp. genome:
- a CDS encoding 4Fe-4S dicluster domain-containing protein — MGANDNHAFLLRERLPMLLQALEAEGYECIGPRWRDDAIIYDRLDDVDQLPRGIKVNQYPAEYCGEVHDSPRDFAWANGPQALKPFLFAPRETLWRVNRDETGRLNFEETPPDPPRRAIIGVRACDLAALALQDQHFLRSSYPDPAYAARRENLLLVAVNCSHPASTCFCASTGDGPVAKQGYDLLLDELDDGFMIQAGTAEGEAVMARLNLIPVTDGHREAIEIQQEKAHEQLRQVPGRQLRDALFSNLEHERWNEVAGRCLSCGNCTSVCPTCFCHSEEELAPLDGGSSEHVRQWDSCFTAGHSYIHGLTIRQQTRERYRQWLTHKFGSWHDQYGRSGCVGCGRCITWCPVGIDVTEELQVICGSDDA, encoded by the coding sequence ATGGGAGCGAACGATAACCACGCCTTTTTACTACGTGAACGTCTGCCGATGCTGCTGCAGGCCCTGGAGGCCGAAGGCTACGAGTGCATTGGCCCCCGGTGGCGTGATGATGCCATCATTTACGATCGTCTCGACGACGTCGACCAGTTACCCCGCGGGATCAAGGTCAACCAGTACCCGGCGGAATATTGCGGCGAGGTCCACGATAGCCCGCGCGATTTTGCCTGGGCCAATGGCCCGCAGGCCCTGAAGCCCTTCCTGTTTGCTCCGCGCGAGACCCTGTGGCGGGTCAACCGCGATGAAACCGGTCGACTGAACTTCGAAGAAACCCCGCCTGATCCGCCCAGACGGGCGATCATCGGCGTACGCGCCTGTGATCTGGCCGCCCTGGCCTTGCAGGATCAGCATTTTCTGCGGAGCTCATACCCCGATCCCGCCTATGCCGCGCGGCGTGAAAACCTGCTGCTGGTGGCGGTCAATTGTTCGCATCCGGCCTCGACCTGTTTTTGCGCGTCCACCGGTGACGGCCCGGTGGCAAAACAGGGTTATGACCTGCTGCTCGACGAACTGGATGACGGATTCATGATCCAGGCCGGCACCGCGGAGGGCGAGGCGGTCATGGCGCGGCTCAACCTGATTCCGGTGACCGACGGGCATCGGGAGGCCATCGAGATACAGCAGGAAAAGGCGCATGAACAGTTGAGACAGGTGCCGGGCCGACAGTTGCGTGACGCCCTGTTTTCCAATCTCGAACACGAACGCTGGAACGAGGTTGCCGGACGTTGTCTTTCCTGCGGTAACTGTACCTCGGTCTGCCCGACCTGTTTTTGCCACAGCGAGGAAGAGCTGGCCCCGCTGGACGGCGGCAGTTCGGAACACGTGCGCCAGTGGGACTCCTGTTTTACCGCCGGCCACAGTTATATTCATGGCCTGACGATTCGCCAGCAGACCCGCGAGCGCTATCGTCAGTGGCTGACCCACAAGTTCGGCAGCTGGCACGATCAGTACGGACGCAGCGGGTGCGTCGGTTGCGGCCGCTGTATCACCTGGTGTCCGGTCGGTATCGATGTCACCGAGGAGTTGCAGGTCATATGCGGGAGCGATGACGCATGA
- a CDS encoding FAD/NAD(P)-binding protein produces the protein MSSAYLPHEAEIFERLEEGRDIFTLRLRFTDPQMHAAYRFDPGQFNMLYVYGVGEIPISIVSDPEDEHAYDHTIRRLGRVTHTLAELKQGDRIGVRGAFGRGWPMQQAEDKDMVIITGGLGCAPVVSVINYVLNRRERFRRLIIMQGVKHANDLIWREKYETWNRMPDTQVVLAASQGGQGWPWATGHITELVSEIDFDPQNCSVMMCGPEGMMIAALKELLPRQVPEPSIWLSMERNMQCAVGHCGHCQHGPNFVCKDGPVFNYPEIKPLLGIRGF, from the coding sequence ATGAGTTCAGCCTATTTACCGCATGAAGCCGAGATATTCGAGCGCCTGGAAGAGGGGCGCGATATTTTTACCCTGCGCCTGCGCTTTACCGATCCGCAGATGCATGCGGCCTACCGGTTTGATCCGGGCCAGTTCAATATGCTGTATGTGTATGGCGTAGGGGAAATCCCGATTTCGATCGTCTCGGATCCGGAGGATGAACACGCCTACGATCACACCATTCGTCGTCTGGGTCGGGTGACCCATACTCTGGCTGAACTGAAACAGGGTGATCGGATCGGTGTGCGCGGTGCATTCGGGCGCGGCTGGCCCATGCAACAGGCAGAAGACAAGGATATGGTGATTATCACGGGCGGGTTGGGTTGCGCCCCGGTGGTCTCGGTGATCAATTATGTGCTGAACCGCCGCGAGCGCTTTCGACGACTGATCATCATGCAGGGCGTCAAGCATGCCAATGACCTGATCTGGCGCGAGAAGTATGAAACCTGGAACCGCATGCCGGATACCCAGGTGGTGCTGGCGGCCAGTCAGGGCGGGCAGGGCTGGCCCTGGGCGACCGGGCATATCACCGAGCTGGTCAGCGAGATCGATTTCGATCCGCAAAACTGCAGTGTCATGATGTGCGGCCCGGAAGGGATGATGATCGCCGCGCTCAAGGAACTGTTACCGCGCCAGGTGCCCGAGCCGTCTATCTGGCTGAGCATGGAGCGCAACATGCAGTGCGCAGTCGGTCATTGCGGCCATTGCCAGCACGGACCGAACTTTGTCTGCAAAGACGGGCCGGTCTTCAATTATCCGGAAATCAAACCGCTGCTGGGGATAAGAGGATTCTAG
- a CDS encoding Ni/Fe hydrogenase subunit alpha codes for MDEQRDIRINVPVLARVEGEGALELEAREGRIEQMRLRIFEPPRLFEKFLEGHNYSEVPDMVARICGICPVAYQMSAVQAIENIFATPVSDWVMAMRRAMYCGEWIQSHALHIHLLAAPDFLGFNNAIEMAGAHPDAVRRGLQLQALGNRLISLFGGRSVHPVGVCVGGFHHEPAPEKVESLRQDLQAALPEAEALVHWTAGLALPDDQQDFISVALRHEQDYPMYGGRLVSDAGLDIAIDEYEQHFREFQVPHSTSFHALLDDQPYLVGPLARLNLNRDKLPEPVQALIEQTGIAFPSRNMFHSIIARAIELYYALHEAVRLLDNYQRPGQSAEFIEPNAGTGYGCTEAPRGILWHRYDLDGEGMVLKANIVPPTSQNQARIEQDLRQSLEAYGLHNDDDALRLRAESVIRNYDPCISCSTHFLKIRVDRQ; via the coding sequence ATGGACGAGCAACGCGACATTCGCATCAATGTGCCGGTGCTGGCGCGGGTCGAGGGCGAGGGCGCCCTGGAACTGGAAGCCCGCGAAGGCCGCATCGAGCAAATGCGCCTGCGTATCTTCGAACCCCCGCGGTTGTTCGAAAAATTTCTCGAAGGGCATAACTACAGCGAAGTGCCGGACATGGTCGCGCGCATCTGCGGTATCTGCCCGGTGGCCTACCAGATGAGCGCCGTGCAGGCGATCGAGAATATCTTTGCCACACCGGTCAGTGACTGGGTGATGGCCATGCGCCGGGCCATGTATTGCGGCGAATGGATCCAGAGTCACGCCCTGCATATTCACTTGCTCGCGGCGCCCGATTTTCTCGGGTTTAACAATGCGATCGAAATGGCCGGGGCGCATCCCGATGCCGTACGCCGCGGCCTGCAGCTGCAGGCCCTGGGCAACCGGCTGATCAGCCTGTTCGGGGGCCGTTCGGTACACCCGGTCGGCGTCTGTGTGGGTGGTTTTCATCATGAACCGGCGCCAGAGAAGGTCGAGAGTCTGCGCCAGGATTTGCAGGCGGCGCTGCCCGAGGCCGAGGCCCTGGTTCACTGGACCGCCGGGCTGGCCCTGCCCGACGATCAGCAGGACTTTATCAGCGTGGCACTGCGCCACGAGCAGGACTATCCCATGTATGGTGGGCGGCTGGTTTCCGATGCCGGGCTGGATATCGCCATCGACGAGTATGAACAGCACTTTCGCGAATTCCAGGTGCCGCACTCGACTTCCTTTCATGCCCTGCTGGACGATCAACCCTACCTGGTCGGCCCGCTGGCCCGGCTCAACCTGAACCGGGACAAACTGCCTGAACCGGTTCAGGCGTTGATCGAACAAACCGGGATCGCGTTCCCCAGCCGCAACATGTTCCATTCGATCATCGCCCGCGCCATCGAGTTGTATTACGCCCTCCATGAAGCCGTGCGCCTTCTGGACAACTATCAACGCCCCGGACAAAGCGCCGAGTTCATCGAACCCAACGCCGGGACCGGTTACGGTTGCACCGAGGCCCCGCGCGGTATCCTCTGGCACCGTTATGATCTGGATGGCGAAGGGATGGTGTTAAAAGCGAACATCGTTCCGCCCACCAGCCAGAACCAGGCGCGCATCGAACAGGACCTGCGCCAGTCCCTCGAAGCTTACGGTTTGCACAACGATGACGATGCGTTGCGCCTGCGCGCCGAAAGCGTGATCCGCAACTACGATCCCTGTATCTCCTGCTCCACCCACTTTCTCAAGATCCGGGTCGACCGGCAGTGA
- a CDS encoding hydrogenase maturation protease, protein MKTILVAGIGSPFGADQLGWQVIDALQEHSQADAMLSQCQFSKLDRPGAGLIETLQGYERVVLIDAVQAGKPRGTVIRLDAGQVGEQAAGLSSHNFGVAEAVALARAMGQLPEELVLVGLDAGDKPEVAFEASEADKLIEWVVDELSEVVSG, encoded by the coding sequence GTGAAAACCATCCTGGTGGCGGGGATCGGCTCGCCCTTCGGCGCCGATCAGCTGGGGTGGCAGGTGATTGATGCATTACAGGAGCATTCACAAGCGGACGCCATGTTGTCGCAGTGCCAGTTCAGCAAACTGGATCGTCCCGGTGCCGGTCTGATCGAAACTCTTCAGGGTTACGAACGGGTTGTTCTCATTGACGCGGTGCAGGCCGGCAAGCCGCGCGGGACGGTGATCCGGCTGGATGCTGGACAGGTCGGTGAACAGGCGGCAGGGCTTTCCAGCCATAACTTTGGTGTGGCCGAGGCGGTTGCGCTGGCCCGCGCCATGGGGCAGCTTCCTGAGGAGCTCGTCCTGGTGGGTCTGGATGCCGGGGACAAGCCGGAGGTGGCATTCGAGGCTAGCGAAGCGGACAAGCTTATTGAGTGGGTGGTGGATGAGTTGAGTGAAGTGGTATCAGGGTAA
- a CDS encoding type II toxin-antitoxin system RelE/ParE family toxin, producing the protein MDLEVRWSPEAIEDLKAIAEYIARDSEYYARAVVTETLSISRCTGEFPLIGRIVPEIDDESIRERFIYSYRLIYQI; encoded by the coding sequence ATGGACCTCGAAGTAAGGTGGTCGCCAGAGGCCATTGAGGATCTTAAGGCCATCGCTGAATATATTGCGCGGGATTCTGAGTATTATGCGCGGGCTGTTGTCACAGAAACGTTGTCGATTTCCCGGTGCACGGGTGAATTTCCCCTGATAGGACGCATTGTTCCCGAGATAGATGACGAGAGCATACGAGAGCGATTTATTTACAGTTATCGCCTGATATATCAAATTTAA
- a CDS encoding DUF3185 family protein — protein MEMHSGTTMKIIGIVLVVLGIGLAIWGYQLSGSVGSEITQAVTGSDTDKVMTFYIAGAISFVVGIYLFAKK, from the coding sequence ATGGAAATGCATTCAGGAACCACAATGAAAATTATTGGTATTGTCCTGGTAGTTTTAGGAATTGGCCTTGCAATATGGGGGTATCAATTATCTGGTTCTGTCGGATCAGAAATAACACAAGCAGTAACAGGTTCAGATACAGACAAGGTAATGACTTTCTACATTGCTGGCGCCATAAGTTTTGTTGTTGGCATCTACCTATTCGCTAAAAAATAA
- a CDS encoding GlsB/YeaQ/YmgE family stress response membrane protein, with product MDIISLLIFLAVGALVGWLAGTIVKGRGFGVIGNMIVGIVGAIVGGFVFGLLGITTGGFLGSIIMATIGAVILLFLIGVIKKA from the coding sequence ATGGATATTATTAGCTTATTAATATTTCTAGCTGTTGGCGCGCTGGTTGGGTGGCTTGCTGGCACCATCGTTAAGGGAAGAGGATTTGGTGTCATAGGAAATATGATCGTAGGAATTGTTGGTGCCATAGTGGGCGGCTTTGTATTCGGCTTGCTTGGCATAACAACAGGCGGGTTTTTAGGCTCTATCATTATGGCCACTATTGGCGCTGTTATTTTGTTATTTTTAATTGGTGTTATTAAGAAGGCCTAG
- a CDS encoding carbonic anhydrase: MHSACDALKQLREGNERFTANVRSIDSLLSYTQRANLAKSPQEPIAIILGCSDSRAPAELVFDQGLGDLFVIRVAGNIVAPSQVGSVEFAADRFGTKLVVVLGHSNCGAITATLDELQRPTENQSPNLHSIVSRVSPAVRNLLDINPDMPREELIDKAVRANVRASCDHLRHGSAILEELIANNGLLVVGAEYCLETGKVDFFDDVPAECE, from the coding sequence ATGCACTCTGCTTGCGATGCCCTGAAACAACTGCGCGAAGGCAATGAACGCTTCACTGCCAATGTTCGCAGTATCGACTCCCTGTTGAGTTATACCCAGCGGGCCAATCTGGCAAAAAGCCCGCAGGAACCCATTGCCATCATCCTGGGTTGCTCCGATTCGCGCGCCCCGGCCGAGCTGGTCTTCGATCAGGGCCTCGGCGATCTGTTCGTGATCCGGGTGGCCGGCAACATTGTCGCCCCCTCCCAGGTGGGCAGCGTGGAATTCGCCGCCGATCGCTTCGGCACCAAGCTGGTGGTGGTCCTGGGCCACTCCAACTGCGGCGCCATTACCGCCACCCTGGACGAACTGCAGCGCCCCACCGAAAACCAGTCCCCGAATCTACACTCCATCGTCAGCCGGGTCAGTCCGGCGGTGCGCAACCTGCTCGACATTAACCCGGACATGCCCCGGGAAGAGCTGATCGACAAGGCCGTGCGCGCCAACGTGCGCGCCTCCTGCGATCACCTGCGCCACGGCTCGGCCATTCTCGAGGAACTAATCGCCAACAACGGCCTGCTGGTCGTCGGCGCCGAATATTGCCTGGAGACCGGCAAGGTCGACTTCTTCGACGACGTGCCGGCGGAGTGTGAATAA
- a CDS encoding YeeE/YedE family protein codes for MFEDVTNYLIAGGLLAGLFYGLVARHFDLDMMQAVRNVYRQASHRQLLAVATAMLVAILGTGWLEASGTVDIASAGYRNGQFDWLGVLLGGLLFGIGASLGGQDAARVFVNAAGGDLRALLVLSVFIIFATITQFGLLESVRLWLTGLTAIHLTGGDAGIASILGLPGWLVVLVIGALLAGYIALRWKRGGQISLLVAGGIIGLITVASWYVTGVLAFDDFNPRAPSGITASGPMSRIGMLVIAGDTPRFSYAVSFVVGLAAIGFVYSVVRGQFRFTPIPGGKLGSSILGAALMGIGATVAYGCNIGQGLTGFSTLSLESLLAVVGMFLGVMIAAKKRWE; via the coding sequence ATGTTCGAGGATGTCACCAATTATCTGATCGCCGGCGGCCTGCTGGCCGGTCTCTTCTACGGCCTGGTTGCCAGACACTTTGATCTGGATATGATGCAGGCGGTGCGCAATGTCTATCGCCAGGCCAGTCACCGCCAGTTGCTGGCCGTGGCCACGGCCATGCTGGTGGCGATCCTCGGCACCGGGTGGCTGGAAGCGTCCGGCACGGTGGATATCGCCAGTGCCGGCTATCGCAACGGCCAGTTTGACTGGCTGGGCGTCCTGCTCGGTGGCCTGCTGTTCGGCATCGGGGCCAGCCTCGGCGGGCAGGATGCGGCGCGGGTCTTCGTCAACGCCGCCGGCGGCGATCTGCGGGCCCTGCTGGTGCTGTCGGTGTTCATCATTTTCGCCACCATTACCCAGTTCGGCCTGCTCGAGTCGGTGCGGCTGTGGCTCACCGGCCTGACCGCCATCCACCTGACCGGCGGCGACGCCGGGATCGCCAGCATTCTCGGGCTGCCCGGCTGGCTGGTGGTCCTGGTGATCGGCGCGCTGCTGGCCGGCTATATTGCCCTGCGCTGGAAGCGGGGTGGGCAGATCTCCCTGCTGGTCGCCGGCGGCATCATCGGCCTGATCACCGTGGCCAGCTGGTATGTCACCGGGGTGCTGGCCTTTGACGACTTCAACCCCAGGGCGCCGTCGGGCATCACCGCCTCCGGCCCCATGTCCCGAATCGGCATGCTGGTGATCGCCGGCGACACCCCGCGCTTCTCCTATGCGGTCTCCTTTGTCGTGGGCCTGGCGGCTATCGGCTTTGTCTATTCCGTGGTCCGCGGCCAGTTCCGCTTTACCCCCATCCCCGGCGGCAAGCTGGGCAGCTCGATTCTGGGGGCGGCGCTGATGGGGATCGGCGCCACCGTCGCCTATGGCTGCAACATCGGCCAGGGCCTGACCGGCTTCTCCACCCTGTCGCTGGAATCGCTGCTGGCCGTGGTGGGCATGTTCCTCGGCGTCATGATCGCGGCCAAAAAACGCTGGGAATAA
- a CDS encoding FAD-linked oxidase C-terminal domain-containing protein, with product MNASTAQHSSPQIREKLLRRFKALLPAEQVLYSDEDLRPYECDGLSAYRKLPLAVVLPDTIEQVQTILKACSEFEVPVVARGAGTGLSGGALPHEQGVLLSLARFNRIVQVDPQQRIARVQPGVRNLAISEAVAQHGLYYAPDPSSQIACSIGGNVAENAGGVHCLKYGLTVHNIQQLKVVTIDGELLTLGGSGLDAPGYDLLALMTGSEGMLGVIVEVTVKLLPKPDRAQVILAAFDDVVRAGEAVGNIISAGIIPAGLEMMDKLAIQAAEDFVHAGYPVGADAILLCELDGTNEEVSAHVYQVREILNHTGATEVRTASSDAERMNFWKGRKAAFPAVGRISPDYYCMDGTIPRKHLPEVLGKMAELSKEYDLRVANVFHAGDGNLHPLILYDANKPGELERTEEFGGKILELCVEVGGTITGEHGVGMEKINQMCVQFDARELTQFHAIKNAFDPRGLLNPGKAVPTLHRCAEFGAMHVHHGELPFPELDRF from the coding sequence ATGAACGCCAGCACCGCACAACACAGTTCCCCGCAGATTCGCGAAAAACTGCTTCGCCGCTTCAAGGCATTGTTGCCGGCCGAGCAGGTGTTATACAGCGATGAGGATCTGCGCCCCTATGAATGCGACGGACTGTCGGCCTATCGCAAGTTGCCGCTGGCGGTGGTATTACCCGATACCATCGAGCAGGTTCAGACCATTTTAAAAGCCTGCAGCGAATTTGAGGTGCCCGTGGTGGCGCGCGGTGCCGGTACCGGTCTGTCGGGCGGGGCCTTGCCGCACGAGCAGGGGGTTTTGCTGAGTCTGGCGCGGTTTAACCGGATTGTGCAGGTGGATCCCCAGCAGCGTATTGCCCGGGTGCAGCCGGGGGTACGCAATCTGGCGATCTCCGAGGCGGTGGCCCAACACGGTCTGTATTACGCCCCGGATCCCTCCTCGCAAATTGCCTGCAGCATCGGGGGCAACGTGGCCGAGAATGCCGGCGGGGTGCATTGTCTCAAGTATGGTCTGACGGTACACAACATCCAGCAATTGAAAGTGGTGACCATTGACGGCGAGCTGCTGACCCTCGGCGGCAGCGGACTGGATGCGCCCGGGTATGATCTGCTGGCATTGATGACCGGCTCCGAAGGCATGCTCGGGGTGATCGTGGAAGTGACCGTGAAGTTACTGCCCAAACCGGATCGCGCCCAGGTGATACTGGCCGCCTTCGATGATGTCGTCAGGGCGGGAGAAGCGGTGGGCAATATTATCTCCGCCGGGATTATTCCCGCCGGACTGGAGATGATGGACAAACTGGCCATTCAGGCCGCGGAAGATTTTGTGCATGCCGGGTATCCGGTTGGTGCCGACGCGATTTTGTTGTGTGAACTCGATGGCACCAACGAAGAGGTTTCGGCCCATGTTTATCAGGTACGCGAGATATTGAATCACACCGGTGCCACCGAAGTGCGCACCGCCAGCAGCGATGCAGAGCGAATGAATTTCTGGAAGGGCCGCAAGGCGGCGTTCCCGGCGGTGGGCCGTATCTCGCCCGATTACTATTGCATGGATGGCACCATCCCGCGCAAACATCTGCCCGAAGTATTGGGCAAGATGGCCGAATTATCCAAAGAGTATGATCTGCGCGTAGCCAATGTCTTTCATGCCGGCGACGGCAACCTGCATCCGTTGATCCTGTACGATGCCAACAAACCGGGCGAGCTGGAACGCACCGAGGAGTTCGGTGGCAAGATACTGGAATTATGCGTGGAAGTCGGTGGCACCATCACCGGTGAACACGGTGTCGGCATGGAGAAGATCAACCAGATGTGCGTCCAGTTCGATGCCCGGGAGCTGACCCAGTTCCACGCCATTAAAAACGCCTTCGATCCCAGAGGCCTGCTCAATCCCGGCAAGGCCGTTCCCACCCTGCATCGTTGTGCCGAGTTCGGTGCCATGCATGTGCACCACGGCGAGCTGCCGTTTCCCGAACTGGATCGGTTCTGA
- the glcE gene encoding glycolate oxidase subunit GlcE: MADISEQLQQQVQTALEKHQPLAIRGGNSKAFYGQDVSGTPLELADHTGIVTYEPTELVLTARAGTPLEAIEQTLAEQGQMLAFEPPQFGEGATLGGTVACNLSGPRRATAGAARDFVLGCKLINGKGEILHFGGEVMKNVAGYDVSRLMAGALGTLGVLLEVSLKVLPRPEGEQTLVQECSEETAIKRMNQWAQQSLPISATCYDGASLYVRLSGTEGTLAAARKVLGGEEVPPTRTWWHKLKEQQHAFFSSNKPLWRLSLASTTPPIPLKGKWLYEWGGAQRWLVSDEPAGRIRKAAEKAGGHATLYRGEPGNLDVFHPLPESLMKLQRNLKQAFDPRGIFNPGRMYKTI; the protein is encoded by the coding sequence ATGGCCGACATCAGCGAACAGTTACAACAGCAGGTGCAAACCGCCCTGGAGAAGCATCAGCCGCTGGCGATTCGCGGCGGCAACAGCAAGGCGTTCTATGGACAGGATGTCTCGGGGACGCCGCTGGAGTTGGCCGATCACACGGGCATTGTGACCTACGAGCCGACCGAACTGGTCTTGACCGCGCGTGCCGGCACCCCGCTGGAAGCCATCGAACAGACTCTCGCCGAACAGGGCCAGATGCTCGCCTTCGAGCCGCCGCAGTTCGGGGAAGGGGCCACCCTGGGCGGCACCGTGGCCTGTAACCTGTCCGGGCCGCGGCGTGCCACGGCCGGGGCGGCACGCGACTTTGTCCTCGGCTGTAAACTGATCAACGGCAAGGGCGAGATCCTGCACTTCGGCGGCGAGGTGATGAAAAACGTGGCTGGTTACGATGTCTCGCGCCTGATGGCCGGGGCGCTGGGGACGCTGGGGGTGTTGCTCGAAGTCTCGCTCAAGGTACTGCCCCGTCCCGAAGGTGAACAGACCCTGGTCCAGGAGTGTTCCGAGGAGACAGCGATCAAACGCATGAACCAGTGGGCGCAGCAATCATTGCCCATCTCGGCCACCTGTTACGACGGCGCGAGTCTCTATGTACGCCTGTCCGGCACTGAAGGGACCCTTGCCGCTGCGCGCAAGGTGCTCGGCGGGGAGGAAGTGCCGCCGACCCGGACCTGGTGGCACAAACTCAAGGAACAGCAACACGCCTTTTTCTCCAGCAACAAACCGTTATGGCGTTTGTCACTGGCCTCCACCACGCCGCCCATCCCGTTAAAGGGCAAATGGCTGTATGAGTGGGGCGGGGCGCAACGCTGGCTGGTATCCGACGAGCCGGCCGGGCGGATCCGCAAGGCGGCGGAAAAAGCCGGCGGCCATGCGACACTCTATCGCGGCGAGCCCGGCAACCTGGACGTCTTTCACCCGTTACCCGAGAGCCTGATGAAACTGCAGCGCAATCTGAAACAGGCCTTCGATCCCCGGGGCATTTTCAATCCGGGGCGGATGTATAAAACAATCTAA
- the glcF gene encoding glycolate oxidase subunit GlcF has translation MQTNLSQQYLETPQGQEANDILRACVHCGFCTATCPTYQLLGDELDGPRGRIYLIKQVLEGNAVTHKTQQHLDRCLTCRACETTCPSGVRYGRLAEIGRELVEEKVGRGKFETLQRWLLRKVVPYPKRFAPLVRAGNLFRNVMPAALRNQIPTLQTPISRPEQTHARKMLVLEGCVQSVSTPNTNAAAARVLNRLGIELISAERAGCCGAVSHHLSATEEGLDFMRSNIAAWWSHIEAGAEAIVITASGCGAMVKEYGDLLKHDPAWAEQAARVSDLTRDISEVLRDEDLSQLDNNSGYSKVAFHSPCTLQHGQQVHGVVETILQNAGFTLTAVPDAHLCCGSAGTYSILQPALSQQLLDNKLTALQGDEPDVIATANIGCQMHLASKAGKPVKHWIELLDTADQ, from the coding sequence ATGCAGACCAACCTGAGCCAACAGTATTTAGAGACCCCCCAGGGACAGGAAGCCAACGACATCCTGCGCGCCTGTGTGCATTGCGGTTTTTGTACCGCCACCTGCCCGACCTATCAACTGCTGGGGGATGAACTGGATGGGCCGCGTGGACGGATTTATCTTATCAAGCAGGTGCTGGAGGGGAATGCGGTCACGCACAAAACCCAGCAACATCTGGATCGGTGTCTGACCTGCCGGGCGTGTGAGACCACCTGCCCGTCCGGCGTGCGTTACGGCCGGCTGGCGGAGATCGGCCGCGAACTTGTCGAGGAGAAGGTTGGGCGCGGCAAGTTCGAAACCCTGCAGCGCTGGCTATTGCGCAAGGTGGTCCCTTATCCAAAACGTTTTGCGCCGTTGGTCAGAGCCGGTAATCTTTTCAGGAACGTCATGCCGGCTGCGCTGCGCAATCAGATACCGACACTGCAAACCCCCATATCGAGACCCGAGCAAACGCATGCGCGCAAGATGCTGGTACTTGAGGGCTGCGTGCAGAGTGTTTCCACCCCCAATACCAATGCCGCCGCCGCACGGGTGCTGAACAGGCTGGGTATTGAATTGATCAGCGCCGAGCGGGCGGGCTGTTGCGGCGCGGTCAGCCATCATCTGTCGGCGACAGAAGAGGGGCTGGATTTTATGCGCAGCAACATCGCCGCCTGGTGGTCCCATATTGAAGCCGGTGCCGAGGCGATCGTCATCACCGCCAGCGGCTGCGGCGCCATGGTCAAGGAGTACGGCGATCTGCTCAAACATGATCCCGCCTGGGCCGAACAGGCCGCGCGGGTCAGTGACCTGACCCGGGATATCAGCGAAGTGCTGCGTGACGAGGATCTGTCGCAGCTGGATAACAACTCGGGCTACAGCAAGGTGGCCTTTCACAGCCCCTGCACCCTGCAGCATGGCCAGCAGGTACACGGTGTGGTGGAAACGATTCTGCAAAACGCCGGCTTCACCCTTACCGCGGTACCCGACGCCCATCTGTGTTGCGGCTCCGCCGGGACCTACTCGATCCTGCAGCCGGCGCTGTCGCAACAACTACTGGATAACAAACTCACCGCCCTGCAAGGTGATGAGCCGGATGTGATCGCTACCGCCAATATCGGTTGTCAGATGCACCTGGCCAGCAAAGCCGGCAAGCCGGTGAAACACTGGATTGAACTGCTCGACACGGCGGATCAATAA
- a CDS encoding ankyrin repeat domain-containing protein: MFDSLIRQIYRHPYLFYLVLLTLGLLTYFLLDYWIVDLEARDGRGRTPLYLAAEQGDLETVRRLLDKGAMVDARDNCLWTPLMRAAQNGHLAVVQALLQAGADINVKDKDGYHALTAVVITNQVAMLEYLIEQGIALDAQDDERGWTALMWAASEGRGKMVEILLENGADRAIQSIDGKTALDLALEHHHVKIATRLAE, encoded by the coding sequence ATGTTCGATTCACTGATCCGTCAGATCTATCGTCACCCTTACCTCTTTTACCTGGTGTTGTTGACTCTGGGGCTGTTGACCTATTTCTTGCTGGATTACTGGATAGTCGATCTCGAGGCGCGTGACGGTCGCGGCCGCACGCCGTTATACCTGGCGGCGGAACAGGGCGATCTGGAAACCGTCCGGCGCCTGCTCGACAAGGGCGCGATGGTCGATGCCCGGGACAATTGTCTCTGGACCCCCCTGATGCGGGCCGCGCAAAACGGCCATCTTGCCGTGGTGCAGGCCCTGTTACAGGCCGGGGCCGATATCAATGTGAAGGACAAGGATGGCTACCATGCGCTGACCGCCGTGGTCATTACCAACCAGGTGGCGATGCTCGAATACCTGATCGAGCAGGGGATTGCGCTTGATGCGCAGGACGATGAGCGAGGCTGGACGGCCCTGATGTGGGCGGCCAGTGAAGGGCGGGGGAAAATGGTCGAAATACTGCTGGAAAACGGTGCAGACAGGGCAATACAGAGTATCGATGGTAAAACCGCCCTTGATCTGGCGCTGGAACACCACCATGTTAAAATCGCCACACGGCTGGCAGAATAA